The following proteins come from a genomic window of Malus sylvestris chromosome 4, drMalSylv7.2, whole genome shotgun sequence:
- the LOC126618178 gene encoding uncharacterized protein LOC126618178, with protein MRNDHSTWPVVLFVYNLPPWICMKQPNLLLSLLIPGPRSPGKEIDVYMHPLIDKLNELWEVGTPTYDAYSNQSFTMKATVLWTISDFPAYGMLSGWNNHRFRRQTTAFNGRREHRSAPRQWTGLQCLEELCTLRFTFGKPKKNASVGQCRKRTSSSTNGNSQWKKKSIFYELPYWRHLLIRHNLDVMHIEKNICDSVMGRLLSIKKSKDGLVARADLEVLNIRRSQHPRREGNRTFLPPTLFTLKREEKTAFCNVLSTIRVPDGYSSNLSQCVHVNERKIHGLKSHDCHVLMQQLLPLAIRPVLPKAVTMVLLELSAIFRQLCSKKESEEGFKELSSRIALTLSQLEKIFPPAFFDIMVHLPVHLADEAALAGPVPYRWMYPIEWYLQTLKRYVRNKGRSEGEHVELDLNALDQCHRYILNNYDEVNPFRSQHEEFLKTKHRRERLTMRQIKELSKKEFPEWFKQHMNSSYHANDTLISQDLHWLANYPSRVVSRYKSHIVHGFRFRIKSVDDKYRNQNCGVFVPANVPRAIGQVNCYGRVVDMFEFVNHANVDDELTEDDGE; from the exons ATGAGGAATGACCATAGCACATGGCCTGTGGTGCTTTTTGTTTACAATTTGCCGCCTTGGATATGCATGAAGCAACCAAATTTGTTGTTGTCTCTTTTAATACCAGGACCGCGTAGTCCTGGTAAAGAGATTGATGTATACATGCATCCACTGATTGACAAGTTGAATGAGTTGTGGGAGGTGGGCACTCCAACTTATGATGCTTATTCCAACCAAAGTTTTACGATGAAGGCTACTGTCTTATGGACTATAAGTGATTTTCCAGCTTATGGAATGTTGTCTGGATGGA ATAATCATAGGTTTCGAAGGCAAACTACAGCTTTTAATGGTCGTCGAGAGCATCGTAGTGCACCAAGGCAGTGGACTGGTTTACAATGTCTCGAAGAACTTTGTACATTGAGATTTACTtttggaaaaccaaagaaaaatgcTTCAGTTGGGCAATGCAGAAAAAGAACTTCGAGCAGTACAAATGGTAACAGTCAGTGGAAGAAGaaatctattttttatgaactacCTTATTGGAGGCATCTGTTGATTAGACACAATCTTGATGTTATGCATATCGAGAAGAATATATGTGACAGTGTGATGGGAAGATTGCTAAGTATAAAAAAGTCTAAAGATGGATTGGTTGCACGTGCAGATCTTGAAGTCTTGAACATAAGACGCAGTCAACACCCACGTAGAGAAGGAAATAGAACATTTCTACCTCCAACTTTGTTCAcgttgaaaagagaagaaaaaactgcATTTTGCAATGTGTTGTCTACTATTCGGGTCCCCGATGGATATTCATCAAATTTATCGCAATGTGTGCACGTGAATGAACGAAAAATACATGGGTTGAAAAGTCATGATTGCCATGTTTTAATGCAGCAGTTACTCCCGCTTGCAATACGCCCGGTTTTGCCTAAAGCTGTTACTATGGTATTATTAGAGTTGAGTGCAATTTTCAGACAGTTGTGTAGTAAGAAGGAGTCTGAGGAAGGATTCAAGGAACTGAGTTCAAGAATTGCCTTGACATTAAGTCAACTTGAAAAAATATTTCCTCCTGCATTTTTTGATATAATGGTGCACCTTCCAGTTCACTTGGCAGATGAAGCAGCTCTTGCAGGGCCTGTTCCCTAtagatggatgtatccaattgaatg GTATTTGCAAACGTTGAAGCGCTATGTTCGTAATAAGGGTCGTTCTGAAG GAGAACATGTGGAGCTCGATCTAAATGCTCTTGATCAGTGCCATAGATACATTCTAAATAATTATGATGAAGTGAACCCATTTAGAAG CCAACATGAGGAATTCTTGAAAACTAAACATCGTCGAGAAAGGTTAACTATGCGACAAATTAAGGAGCTAAGCAAGAAAGAATTTCCAGAATGGTTCAAGCAACAT ATGAATTCAAGTTATCATGCTAATGACACGTTGATATCTCAAGACTTGCATTGGCTAGCTAATTATCCTAGTAGGGTTGTGAGTAGATATAAAAGTCACATTGTTCATGGGTTTAGATTTCGTATAAAATCTGTGGATGATAAGTATAGGAATCAAAATTGTGGTGTCTTTGTACCTGCAAATGTTCCTAGAGCAATTGGGCAAGTGAATTGTTATGGCAGAGTTGTAGATATGTTCGAGTTCGTTAATCATGCCAATGTCGACGATGAGTTAACAGAGGATGACGGAGAATAA